The genomic region AACAAAGATAGCTGGTATGGTTGGGAAGCCACTTAAAGCAGACAGAGCAACCACACATAAGGAGAGACTGACTTTTGCTAGGTTGTTGGTTGAAATGCCACTAAACCAACAGTATCCTACAGAGATTATGTTTGAGAATAAGGTGGGgaagatttccaaaatattgaatatgaatggaagcCTACTATGTGTACTAGATGCAGAAACTTTGGACATGAGATCCATGAGTGTAGAAGGCAAAATAAGGATGAGGAAATACTGAAAAAATTGATGAAGAGTAAAAAAGAAGCAGAGCAAGAAGGGGTGAGAATTGAACAACAATCTGCAGAGGTGGAACATGTGAAAAGGCTTGGGGAGGGTGTATCCAAAGGGAAGGAGAAGGAAAATTCTCCAGCAAGAACAAGTAAAACAGTAACAGAACAAGGGGTCACATATGCAAACCCTTTTGAGGTACTGCAGGAGAAAGAAATAGAGGTGGTACAGCAAGACAAAACACATCATGAGTTAAATAGAAGCACAACACAGCAATGTACTGGTTCTAGAAATGATAAGGGTAGGGGTACCCTCACCCCCAATGGATAAACTGGGTTTTTAAAATGCCAGGGGCCTGAACAGAGTCAACAAACAACATGAGATGCCTTTGGTTCATGAATAATTCAAAAGTTGGACTGTTTAGGCTCCTGGAAACCAAGATTAAGAGAGCCAAAGCATAAAAGGCCTCTCTTAATCTTTGCCCTAGGTGGGCTTTCACTACAAACTTATCTGCTCATCCTGGGGGAAGAATATAGTTGTTATGGAAGCCTCAGATGTTTGATGTTGAGATTGTTATGGTAACTGAGCAGATGATGCATAGTTCAGTACAACATAGGGGTACTGGAAATGAATTTTGGGTGACAATGGTAGATGGCTTCAATGACCAAGGTCTAAGAAGGGGGTTATGGAATGACATACAGGTGATTAGTGACCAGATAAGTGGGCCATGGACAGTTATGGGTGATTTCAACTGTGTGCTCAAGAAAGAGGAAAGAATAGAAAGTCCAGTAACCCTATCTAAAATAAGAGAACTTAAGTAGTATGTAGACAGTTGTGGGCTGCAGGACCTTAAATTACAGGGTCGTTCTTTACTTGGAACAATAAGCAAAAAGGCATAGAGAGAGTATATAGCAAAATAGATAAAGTCTTTGGTTAATACTGAGTGGACTGCACAACTACCAGCATCTGAGGTGCACTTCATGAATAGAGGCTTATTTGACCATTGCCCTGCTATTATCAGGTGGGAGGATAAGGTCAAGACAGGAATAAGATAGTTTAGATATTTTAATATGTGGAGTACTGTTCCTGAGTACAAAACTAGAGTGACAACAAGCTAGAATACTGCAAGCAAAGGGAGGAATATGTTTAAACTAGTAGGGAAGCTACATAGATTGAAAGCAGTCCTAATCAAGCTGAACAAGGAGAGGTTGAGTGACATTGAGAATCAGACAGAAGTTGCTATGGATAAACTGATACAGTGCCAGAAGAAGATACAACAGAGTCCTCATAATGTACTGCTGCTGGATGAAGAGGTAAAATTGATGCAGGAGTGCACCAAGCTAAAGAAGGCTAGAAAAGAATTTCTGCAACAAAAAAGTAAAGTGCAGTAGCTTAAAGAAGGGAATCAGAACATAAAGTTTTATCACAGTTTTCTAAGAGCAAGAAAAAACACTAATAAGATCTTTACTATCAAAGACAAGGAGGGGCAATACAGGACTACAATGGAGGACATAAGCAAGGATTTCATTGACTATTATGTTGAGTTACTGGGAACTAAAAATGTGTTAAGGAAGCATGCTAGTAGCAGCCTGATCAGAACTGATCCTATCTTAACTGAAGAACAAAGAAGAATGATGGATAGGCCATATACTGATAAAGATGTGAAAATGGCACTATGGGCATTAGATGGAAATAAGGCCCTAGGACCTGATGGATATGGTAGGAAATTTTTCAAAGATTGCTGGGATATAGTGGGTAAAGATCTGATTCTTTGGGGTTATGGAATTCTTTGAGACTGGCAAGATACTGCATGGGGTCAATGATACAGTAATAAGTCTAATCCCTAAAGGGACACATCCTGAAATTGTAGGGGATTTCAGACCTATATCATGTTGCAATACTACTTGTAAGGTGATATCAAATATGCTATGCTTCAGATTAAAAGAGGTGTTGCCAGACATAATTGCAGACAACCAAAGTGCATTTGTAACTGGGAGAACAATTGTTCAAAATGTTCTAATATGTCGGGACCTCGTAAGGCTGTACAGTAGGAAAAATACCACTAGCAGTTGTTTGATCAAAATTGACCTTAGAAAGGCATATGACTCTGTTGAATGGGGATTTGTGGAGGAAATGCTATATGGATTGAATTTCCCCTGCAAGTATATAAAATGGATCATGAAGTGCATATCCACACCACAATACAGAATATCCTTGAATGGGGGATTGCATGGTAATTTTAGAGGAAAGAGGGGTTTGAGACAAGGGGACCCAATATGCATGGAATATTTTACTAGGATCATGAAGTGGGTTGCTATGAAGGAGGGATTTATGTTTCATACTAAATGCTAGGGACTGAAGTTAAACCATCTATGCTTTGCAGATGACATGCTCATTTTCAGTAAAGGTGAATTCACATCTGTAATGCTAATGTTGCGATGACTAAGCACTTTCTTCGAGGCTTCTAGACTTACCACCAAGGCTACAAATCAAATATCTTTACTCCTAACATGGACAAACAGGTGGTGGAAGATCTGTGTGAATTAATTGGGTAAACTAATGGTAAACTCCCTTTTAAATACCTGAGCATACTTATAACATCAAAACGACTATCTGCCTTGGACTATGAAGTTCTTATTGGGAAAATAGTTGCAAGGGTGAAGGTATGGGGTACAAAAAATCTATCATTTCTTTGGGAGAATTCAACTTGTTAACTCTGTGTTAATGCATATCCGCTCTTATTGGTCATCAATCCTTATTCTGCCTAAGAGTGTGCTAAAGGAAATTACAGCAGTTTGTTGAAATTTCACATGGTCTGGGCAAGTGTATACAAACAAACCCCCATTGATAGCCTGGGATGTGGTGTGCAAACCAAAGAGAGAAGGGGGACTAGaattactgtcacgacccgaaacCCACCCTAGGCATAATAGACAttcgatgctatgaacaacaccggaagcaccttgtaaaatcaataaacatcAAATATTTTTCGATAATCTTTCATTAATAGTTTAAGAGatgttataaataaataattaaagatcaTGGTCacaatttatgaaataaaaatcaGCGGAAATCTTATTCAACATTTAGTTGAAACGTGGCAACATGCCTCCATAAAACATAAGAGACATCCAAACGCTACCTATAAGTTTataactatctatggagcttctaagaaaatAAACTAACTAAGGAGATAGCCTGAAACTGCTAAGAAGTAATAACTGACTCAATGAaaacccatgaacaaatatatggGCTCACCAACAATCTAGAAAGCAGCAAGTACTCCTAATCCACGAGATCTGTCTGtacctgctcttcttcgttacctaacttaccataaaaaacaacaatggtatgcctgagtattAGATACTCAATGAGtgtctcggggacaacaagtaatataacaaaataatacaataatgatTAGTGAAAATAGTTCCAATAGAATAATTTGAAATCAAAGACAAGATCAATCAAACAACCCAAAATCATCAATAGAAAACCATCAAGACAAGTATATATCTTTTCCGATTCATTATACCATTTATTACCATTTGAATCTTTTCAATTCGagatcaatatcatcaataagccactcacaggcaataAAGATACGAagcaagccactcacaggcttCCAAaatacgaaacaagccactcacaggcaaccaaagtaacacatgccaatacaggcccaaatcaGTATAATGAAGGGATGACcatttaaggttccctaaaccAGCTTAGAAGCAACACATCAGGGTTATCACCCTTAAAgactatccttcctcccgaatagctaggcaaatGCAAATCCAGGGTTATGAACCCtcgatgaccactcttcctcccgaatggctaggcaaccccactaggatccatagtgattacccttcctcccgagcagCTAAGCCAAACACAAATAATATAAATCATGTCAAAAGAGCAGAATCACAATcctagcatagaagccgaatcactcaaatcatggcatggaagccgaatcacaagtcatatcatgatagtcacattattcattaaggattatgttcatcatcccattatGGGGGTACATCAAGTCATTTCAGTTTTGGATACCGGATCACTTCTTTAAGCAAGTTTCAAGTTCAACACAATCCATTACAGAGCGCTCACATGAGATAGTCAAGCTTTTCAattatcaagtttaaacatccctTATGGGGTAATTCAAGTTCGAATACCAAAGCTTTATATCTCAATATTCAATCATCCTTTAGAGAGGAAAACAATCATGAgtacgtatatataatatagtacaaacaaggtttaaaatgggcttgtccctcacgcacacaaaccacaaccaaagagttcataaaaaccGTTCGAAAGAGTATGttaaaaaagagacatacaaatcacctttatagtcaaaaaagattttaaaaaagagacatacctcaattccCGCTAAAATGGTACCAACAGAATTTCCAAcgttcaacaatcactctacaatAGGTTAATAATGACAAAGTTCAGAACTTTAACCAAATTCGAAGAGTTCCCACCCTTATCGCAAAACTAGGGCTTTTTGTGCCCAaaaacgtgttcttgaatccCCCAAGAATCACCCATGGATTCTAATTGTTTCTAATACCTTACACTAGTCCCATCCCTCTCAATAATCTCAGTAAGAATCATAGAACATACCTTTAAGAAGTTTCCCAAAGtctccttcaacttctctttcttcggttttcaagaatctatggtttgaaggatgaactagtgttaatttgatgttagatttatgttttaatgatAGGAATTTatcaagaacataccttatatgttttggggaagccttagggttgttttcttttaaaaagtcaTCCAAAACAAAGTGGGTaaaagttaaaataaagttttaaaattatagCGTTCGGAACCAGCAAAATGGGGTCTCGCGCCACCCTTGCGTTGCAAGGGCAGGGAAAGGGGCCTCTCCTCTACCACCCTTGCATCGCAAGTGTGGCGCACAAGGCCAAAAACCGGTCTGTAACATGAAAAGCCACCCTTGTGACGCAAGGGTATCGCGACTGCCTATAACGTTCAGTAACATGGGCATAACTCCTATCACAGAGCTCCGTTGGAGCTAACCGATCTACCGttgaaaaggtatttcaaaggcctaTAACTTTCATgcaggaagttttcccaaattcccaatgtATATTCACGAAACTGGCTTAGAAGTCAGACCTACCGAAATTTAGAtgagtttgagaactcttacgaacttcactatttggtttgacttcaaaactactgcttatcacccaaattcatcccgaatgtattcatatagctaaatatcacattaatactagttttacacattcacacctaacccgaatttacggggtgttacaattaCTGATTGTGTGAAATGCAATGAGGCAGCAGTGGCTAAATATGTTTGGAACATAGTCAACAAAACTGATAACCTATGGGTAAAGTGGGTTAATCATGTAtacttgatagggcatgattGGTGGCAATATTCTCtctcgcccccccccccccccaaagacGATTCTTTGGTGTCGGAAGAATATATATGGCCTTAAACATATATTTGCTGGAGGATATAGTGGAAATGGATGGCTCAAACAAACAGGGAAATACACAATCAGAAGTGGTTACCAATGGAGACTGGGAGATGGAGAGCAAAAGACTTGGTGGAGGGCAGTGTGGAATAATGTGAATATCCAAAAAGCATTGCTTCATCAACTGGCTAGCTAGGCATGACAGACTACTAACAAGAGTAAGACTGGCTAGGATGGGCATCTGCCAAGACAATTCATGTACTCTAAGTGGTAGTCAACCTGAATCCGTACAACACCTTTTCTTTGAGTATGAATACTCAAGAAGATGTCTAGTGGATGTGCAAAAATGGTTGCAGATATAGGGATGCAATATAAATATGGAAGGAATGTGGAAAAGGATAGGCAGGAGAGTTCAAGGAAGAATCAGTAGAGGACTAGTATGGGCTGTACTGGCTACACTAATATATCACATTTGGGAGGCGAGGAATGAAGCATTATGGAATCATCGTGTGTCCAGGCCTCAAGGGGTGATCCAGCTGATAAAAATGGAGACCAAAGTGAAGATTTTGATGTCTTGAATAGGAAGGCAAGCGGTAAAGATAGGAAATGGATAGAGGAGTTATGCTTATAGAACAGAGTCGATAAATACAGGATAGAGGTGGTCGGGAGTTGTTTTTATtggtttgtgattgtatttttCTCTTTGGCTTATGACACTACTGTAAGCTGTAAGTGGGGTGTTTCTGAGTTTGGCAATAaaaaaatagagtttgttcgagctaaaaaaaaaaaaattagctttgCATAACCTTGTAAATTATTGCATTTCCTTTCCgtagcaaaaaagaaaaaaaaagtgctttaCATAACATCCTTCTGAGATAGATGTATTTGGATAATGGATATATTATGTTTTTCCACATCTAATTGTGAGACATTGTTTAGTGAAAAACTAGTATATCTTACGTAcgttaaagaagaaaaatactacgactccaatttttatttttgttcaaccctttttttcccccttaTTTAGTGGAGTTGGAATTTTTGAGAATTCTGTGCCAGAATTTGAGAGATGCAACTCAACTACCCACTTTTGTTGCGTAAAAGTTATGGCCATAAGACAAATCACAAAAGACTAACCCCTCAGAGACTATGCCTCAAGAGATTTCCTCTTGTTTGGCCTAATTCATGTGTTTTGGTTTGGGTCAATTATTACATCAATTTCTACCAAATAAAGATAGACAAAATGTTGGGGAACCACTCGAATTTAGGCCAGGACCATGAGGAGTTTGATCACTGTTAGATTAAGAATAACTTCATAATAACTACGATCTAGAATCTTAGGGTAATTGGTGGAGTAACCGGAGACTGGGAATTAATGAACCCATTTTGAAGCCTCTACACAAATAACGAGGAACAAGTAAATTCTCTTAACACCCTTTCACATGTATAACCCCGTTCTAGAGTATACACTCAGACCAAGACCTGTTTTTTTGTCCTAAATTAAAGAGAACTTGATGTAGAGAGAGATCAGGTCATCAGGCTCAACAAGGTGGTTGTGACTGAACCTGGAGCAGGAAAGAGCATACTCAATAGGTTAAAGTGGACCTAGAGCTGAAAGAGTAGGCTCAACATGTTAAGGAGTAGATCTGAACTAAAGTTAGTGGCTCGGTAGGCTGAATTGTGAGAGAAATGAGTGGATCTAATTGAAGCGGTTCGATAGGCTGAGTTTAGAGAGCGAAGCTCAAAGCAATAGAGTAGTGATAGAAAGAAGACAATATTTAAAAGGGTTATATCAACATTTGGATTTGATTTCCTGTAAAAAATTAATGTGAGCATCTAATCCGCTATTTTAAAGCAATGAGTAGAATTGCACAGGATATTATAAATTCCTTTTGAAACCCTTATACATTTAAGTGGAACGTATTCTCTAACAAGTTTACATTGATTTCTTATGCTGAAAGATCAATTGCCTTGGAGAATACCAATAGTATTTCACGTCAACTTAATTTGTAAAGACGTCTTTTGTGTTTGAAGTAGCAGTACTAGATTGTACATTAGTGAAAACTATCAAAGGGTCAGGAAGTAGAAAATATTAATGCCCATAAAAACATTGAAGACTCAGGGGGTTGAGTGCCAATGACCTTAATtggtatttgtttttttttttgtttttgttttttttgaatcaatttCCCAGTGCCCTGGATATTTCATTATCTTCCAAAATCAGCAACCAGTCTTACAATGAGGTGGTTATAGCATCCATGACTCCGAATTACAActgcaaaaacaaaagaaaacctCCTCTACAGAGGTTTTATATAACAAAGCCTATACGCAGCTAGTTATTTACTAGGCTttaatacaaaatatttaccaaaagtTATGCTTCCTATGCTTGAATCTTAGTGAGGGCATTTGTAATTAATCCATTCTGTATGGGCCTCTCGCACTCTTAGGTATCTCTTCAAGGGAGAAGAAGTTGTGATCTTGATTGTTGATGCTCCTCTTAGCCAAGGCATCGGCAACTGGGTTCGCCTCCCGATAACAATGTTGGAATCGACATCCAATTCTTTGTGCTCGCTTCTGATCTTCAAGGATAGTTTCTTTCAGGTACCAAGGAGGTACAGTCTTGCCCTTAAGCATGTTTATAATCAATAGAGAATCCCCTTATAATATGAGTTTACCGATGCCATTTTGAGTACACCATTTTAGCCCCTG from Lycium ferocissimum isolate CSIRO_LF1 unplaced genomic scaffold, AGI_CSIRO_Lferr_CH_V1 ctg657, whole genome shotgun sequence harbors:
- the LOC132045381 gene encoding uncharacterized protein LOC132045381 yields the protein MEDISKDFIDYYVELLGTKNVLRKHASSSLIRTDPILTEEQRRMMDRPYTDKDVKMALWALDGNKALGPDGYGRKFFKDCWDIVGDFRPISCCNTTCKVISNMLCFRLKEVLPDIIADNQSAFVTGRTIVQNVLICRDLVRLYSRKNTTSSCLIKIDLRKAYDSVEWGFVEEMLYGLNFPCKYIKWIMKCISTPQYRISLNGGLHDDMLIFSKGEFTSVMLMLR